A stretch of the Fusobacterium varium genome encodes the following:
- a CDS encoding putative pyruvate synthase subunit PorD: MKNKAGVPITEDISWKDITPGGVVYEAGSAQHFRTGDWRSMKPVLLRDKCIDCLLCVPCCPDSAIPVKDGKRLEFDMDHCKGCGICVKACPFKAIELIKE, encoded by the coding sequence ATGAAAAATAAAGCTGGTGTACCAATAACTGAAGATATTAGCTGGAAAGATATAACTCCTGGTGGAGTAGTTTATGAGGCTGGAAGTGCTCAGCACTTTAGAACTGGTGACTGGAGATCTATGAAACCAGTACTTTTGAGAGATAAATGTATTGACTGTCTTTTATGTGTTCCTTGCTGCCCAGATTCAGCAATACCTGTAAAAGATGGAAAAAGATTAGAGTTTGATATGGATCATTGCAAAGGATGTGGAATTTGTGTAAAAGCATGCCCATTTAAAGCAATAGAATTGATAAAAGAGTAG
- a CDS encoding ABC transporter permease protein: MEFLEYILKIHREIFFFSCEHIFLSFMSIIMAVIIGIPTGIIITYYGKARKTILGAINIIQAVPSMALFGFLIPIIGIGKLPAIIIVVLYSLLPIVKNTYIGLDGINPLTIEAAEGIGMTKYQILQKVQLPLALPVIMGGVRIAVVTSVGLMTIAAFVGAGGLGYLVFSGIRTINNYQILAGAIPACILALLIDYLTGVLEKAVIPTGIQLNKKRSIFNNRKKKRILALTMFAGIFFTVIFSGMVTMYKPRSEKVIVMGSKEFTEGEILANIMAIMIEKKTDISIDRRFALGGTQICFNALKSNEIDMYVDYTGTVYGDTLKYPPIQDMEKVYDTVKKDMKEKYNIEVLQQLGFNNTYALAVRRDTAEKYNLKTISDLEKIAKNLTLSASLEFLNREDCYIGLSKKYKLDFRKVIGIDGSSKYLALTNKESDVIDVYTTDALLQKLDLVVLEDDRHFFPPYYAVPLVRDKTIEKYPEIVPIIEELQNVLNDKVISSLNYKVENLGKKPNEAALEFIEEYKLLK; encoded by the coding sequence ATGGAGTTTTTAGAGTATATTTTAAAAATACATAGAGAAATCTTCTTCTTTTCCTGTGAACACATATTCTTGTCTTTTATGTCTATTATAATGGCAGTAATTATAGGAATACCAACAGGAATAATAATAACTTATTATGGAAAAGCGAGAAAAACAATACTTGGAGCAATAAATATCATACAAGCAGTACCAAGTATGGCTCTTTTTGGGTTTTTAATTCCAATCATTGGGATAGGAAAACTTCCAGCAATAATAATTGTTGTTCTTTATTCACTTCTTCCAATAGTTAAAAATACATATATAGGATTAGATGGAATAAATCCTCTTACTATTGAGGCTGCAGAAGGAATAGGAATGACAAAATATCAAATACTGCAGAAAGTTCAACTTCCACTGGCTTTGCCAGTAATAATGGGAGGAGTAAGAATAGCAGTAGTAACATCTGTAGGGCTTATGACAATAGCTGCTTTTGTAGGAGCTGGAGGATTGGGCTATCTCGTATTTTCTGGAATAAGGACAATAAATAATTATCAGATATTAGCAGGAGCTATACCAGCCTGTATATTGGCTCTATTGATAGATTATCTTACTGGAGTTTTAGAAAAGGCTGTTATTCCCACTGGGATACAGCTAAATAAGAAAAGATCTATTTTTAATAATAGAAAAAAGAAAAGAATACTGGCCTTAACAATGTTTGCTGGAATCTTTTTTACAGTAATTTTTTCTGGAATGGTAACTATGTATAAACCTAGAAGTGAAAAAGTTATTGTTATGGGAAGTAAGGAATTTACAGAGGGAGAAATACTGGCAAATATAATGGCTATAATGATAGAGAAAAAAACAGATATATCTATAGACAGAAGATTTGCTCTTGGAGGAACACAAATATGTTTCAATGCTCTAAAGAGCAATGAAATAGATATGTATGTTGATTATACAGGAACTGTATATGGAGATACCTTAAAATATCCACCTATTCAAGATATGGAAAAAGTATATGACACAGTGAAAAAAGATATGAAGGAAAAATATAATATAGAGGTTTTACAGCAGCTTGGGTTTAATAATACTTATGCTCTGGCTGTGAGAAGGGATACTGCTGAAAAGTATAATTTGAAAACAATAAGTGATTTAGAAAAAATAGCAAAAAATCTTACTTTATCAGCAAGTCTTGAATTTCTTAATCGAGAAGATTGTTATATAGGATTAAGTAAAAAATATAAATTAGATTTTAGAAAAGTAATAGGTATAGATGGAAGTTCCAAATATCTTGCTTTAACAAATAAAGAGAGTGATGTTATAGATGTATATACTACAGATGCTCTTCTTCAAAAACTTGATTTAGTTGTATTGGAAGATGATAGACATTTCTTTCCACCATACTATGCTGTCCCTCTTGTAAGAGATAAAACAATAGAAAAATATCCAGAAATAGTTCCAATAATAGAGGAATTGCAAAATGTATTAAATGATAAAGTCATATCTTCTCTTAATTATAAAGTAGAAAATCTTGGAAAGAAACCAAATGAAGCAGCACTGGAATTTATAGAGGAATATAAACTTTTGAAATAG
- a CDS encoding putative acetyltransferase, producing MKEYILKNGKKLIIRLAEEKDAEGLLLHINEAGRETDFLGFGKEGYDKDIEHEKKYIKSFTPKNFMLIAILDEEIVASCSIGAREERIRLKHMGNLGICVQKKAWGIGVGNYLMEYVLEKSKEGGLTKVNLDVRVDNEKAIHLYEKFGFEKEGTIKKCLLIDGVYYDNYIMGREI from the coding sequence ATGAAAGAATATATATTGAAGAATGGAAAAAAACTTATAATAAGACTTGCTGAAGAAAAAGATGCAGAAGGACTTTTACTACATATAAATGAAGCTGGGAGAGAAACTGATTTTCTTGGATTTGGAAAAGAGGGGTATGATAAAGATATTGAGCATGAAAAGAAATATATAAAGTCATTTACTCCAAAAAACTTTATGCTTATAGCCATATTAGATGAAGAAATAGTAGCAAGCTGCAGTATAGGAGCAAGAGAAGAAAGAATAAGATTAAAACATATGGGGAATCTAGGAATATGTGTTCAAAAAAAAGCATGGGGAATTGGTGTGGGAAATTATTTAATGGAATATGTTTTAGAAAAATCTAAAGAAGGTGGACTTACTAAAGTAAATCTTGATGTAAGAGTAGACAACGAAAAAGCTATTCATTTATATGAAAAATTTGGATTTGAAAAAGAAGGAACTATTAAGAAATGTCTGCTTATAGATGGAGTGTATTATGATAATTATATAATGGGCAGAGAGATATAG
- a CDS encoding putative pyruvate synthase subunit PorB, whose translation MAYNFKKEMEKPERLTGGHRMCAGCGAPVAVRGVLRALKEEDEAVICSATSCLEVSTFLYPYTAWKDSFIHSAFENAAATISGAQTAYKVLKKKGKIDESYKFIAFGGDGGTYDIGFQSLSGAMERGHDMVYVCYDNEAYMNTGIQRSSATPIGADTTTTPIGKESAGKPQGRKDLTDVISAHNVAYVAQTTFIGNFKDLHEKAEKAIYTEGAAFLNILAPCPRGWRYEGEDLMEMCKLAVETCYWPLFEVIDGEWKLSYRPKVKLPVEEFLKKQGRFKHLFKPQNRHIIDRIQKDVDLKWERLLKRCGEELDK comes from the coding sequence ATGGCATATAATTTCAAAAAAGAAATGGAAAAACCTGAAAGACTTACTGGAGGACACAGAATGTGTGCAGGGTGTGGAGCACCAGTAGCAGTAAGAGGAGTATTAAGAGCACTAAAAGAGGAAGATGAAGCTGTAATATGCAGTGCAACAAGCTGTCTTGAAGTATCAACTTTCCTATATCCATATACAGCATGGAAAGATTCATTCATTCACTCAGCATTTGAAAATGCAGCAGCAACAATAAGCGGAGCGCAGACTGCATATAAAGTATTAAAGAAAAAAGGAAAAATAGATGAGTCATATAAATTCATAGCTTTTGGAGGAGATGGAGGAACTTATGATATAGGATTCCAGTCACTGTCTGGAGCAATGGAAAGAGGACATGACATGGTTTATGTATGTTATGACAATGAAGCATATATGAATACAGGTATTCAAAGATCATCAGCAACACCTATAGGAGCAGATACAACAACAACACCTATAGGAAAAGAAAGCGCAGGAAAACCACAGGGAAGAAAGGATCTTACAGATGTAATATCAGCTCACAATGTGGCATATGTAGCACAGACAACATTTATAGGAAACTTCAAAGACCTTCATGAGAAAGCGGAAAAAGCAATCTACACAGAAGGAGCAGCATTCCTTAATATATTAGCACCATGCCCAAGAGGATGGAGATATGAGGGAGAAGATTTAATGGAAATGTGTAAACTGGCAGTAGAAACTTGTTACTGGCCATTATTTGAAGTAATAGATGGAGAATGGAAATTAAGCTACAGACCAAAAGTAAAATTACCAGTAGAAGAATTCCTAAAAAAACAAGGAAGATTTAAACACTTATTCAAACCACAAAACAGACATATCATAGACAGAATACAAAAAGATGTGGATTTGAAATGGGAAAGACTTCTTAAGAGATGTGGAGAAGAATTAGATAAATAG
- a CDS encoding putative pyruvate synthase subunit PorC has translation MKEIFEIRWHGRGGQGAKTASLLLADAAFSGGMFVQGFPEYGPERMGAPITAYNRISKERVTVHSNIYEPDFVVVVDETLIESVDVTKGLKEDGAIIINSSKPASEFKALLKGYKGRVCTCDARTISEETLGKNFPNTPMLGAVVKVSGVMEEKAFLEAMENSFAHKFASKPEVLKGNMAALVRSMNEVKE, from the coding sequence ATGAAAGAAATTTTTGAAATAAGATGGCATGGAAGAGGCGGTCAAGGAGCCAAAACAGCTTCTTTACTTTTGGCAGATGCAGCATTCAGTGGCGGAATGTTCGTTCAAGGTTTCCCAGAATATGGACCTGAAAGAATGGGTGCTCCTATCACTGCTTATAATCGTATCTCTAAAGAGAGAGTTACAGTTCATTCTAATATTTATGAACCTGATTTCGTTGTTGTTGTTGATGAAACTCTTATTGAAAGTGTTGATGTTACTAAAGGTCTTAAAGAGGATGGAGCTATCATTATCAATAGTTCTAAGCCTGCTTCTGAATTTAAAGCTCTTTTAAAAGGGTATAAAGGAAGAGTTTGTACTTGTGATGCAAGAACTATTTCTGAAGAAACTCTTGGTAAAAACTTCCCTAACACTCCTATGCTTGGAGCAGTTGTAAAAGTCAGTGGTGTAATGGAAGAAAAAGCTTTCCTTGAAGCAATGGAAAACTCTTTTGCGCATAAATTTGCAAGTAAACCAGAAGTACTAAAAGGAAATATGGCGGCATTAGTACGTTCTATGAATGAGGTGAAAGAATAA
- a CDS encoding putative pyruvate synthase subunit PorA codes for MSIRERMSGNEAIAIAMRQINPDVVPAFPITPSTEIPQYFSQYVADGSVDSEFIPVESEHSAMSAAMGSQAAGARTMTATSSCGLALMWEMLYVVSSARLPITLACVNRALTGPININADHSDSMGARDAGWIQLYSETNQEAYDNMLQANRIGEHPDVQLPVMVCQDGFITSHAVENIELLEDDKAKAFVGEYKPEDYLLNAKRPTAVGPYDIVSYYMEHKVNQAHAMMNAKKVILEVAAEYEKLTGRKYGLFEEYKLDDAEVAIVVINSTAGTAKAAIEEMRKEGKKVGLLKIRVFRPFPMEEIAQALKNIKMVAVMDKCEGFSAAGGPVFAEVRSALYDCSPRPKMINYVYGLGGRDITVNHIKEIFNTLLAEKDQEVKDTYRHFGVRG; via the coding sequence ATGAGTATAAGAGAAAGAATGTCAGGAAATGAAGCTATTGCAATAGCAATGAGACAAATAAATCCAGATGTAGTACCTGCTTTTCCAATCACTCCATCGACAGAAATACCACAATATTTCTCTCAATATGTTGCTGATGGTTCAGTAGACAGTGAATTTATTCCAGTGGAATCAGAGCACAGCGCTATGTCAGCTGCAATGGGATCACAGGCTGCAGGAGCTAGAACTATGACAGCTACTTCATCATGCGGACTTGCATTGATGTGGGAAATGCTTTATGTTGTATCTTCTGCAAGACTTCCTATAACTTTAGCATGTGTTAACAGAGCTCTTACAGGACCTATCAATATCAATGCAGATCACAGTGATTCTATGGGTGCAAGAGATGCTGGATGGATTCAGTTATATAGTGAAACAAACCAGGAAGCTTATGATAATATGCTTCAGGCTAACAGAATAGGAGAACATCCAGATGTTCAGCTTCCTGTAATGGTATGTCAGGATGGATTTATAACAAGCCATGCTGTTGAAAATATAGAATTATTAGAAGATGACAAAGCTAAAGCATTTGTTGGAGAATATAAACCTGAAGATTATCTTTTAAATGCAAAAAGACCTACAGCAGTAGGACCATATGATATAGTTTCTTACTATATGGAGCATAAAGTAAATCAGGCTCATGCTATGATGAATGCTAAAAAAGTTATTCTTGAAGTAGCAGCGGAATATGAAAAACTTACTGGAAGAAAATATGGCTTATTTGAAGAATATAAGCTGGATGATGCAGAAGTTGCAATAGTAGTTATCAACTCAACTGCTGGAACAGCTAAAGCTGCAATAGAAGAAATGAGAAAAGAAGGTAAAAAAGTAGGACTTCTAAAAATCAGAGTATTCAGACCATTCCCTATGGAAGAAATAGCACAGGCGCTTAAAAATATAAAAATGGTAGCAGTAATGGATAAATGTGAGGGATTCTCAGCAGCTGGAGGACCAGTATTTGCAGAGGTAAGATCAGCGCTTTATGACTGCAGCCCAAGACCAAAAATGATCAACTATGTTTATGGACTTGGAGGAAGAGATATAACTGTTAATCATATAAAAGAGATCTTTAATACTCTACTGGCTGAAAAAGATCAGGAAGTTAAAGACACATATAGACATTTTGGTGTAAGAGGGTAG
- a CDS encoding putative acetyltransferase encodes MVFKADKKNYKELEEIWERSVRATHDFLTEKNIVDIRKEIPLYFEAVEIYYTKNYDGKITGFIGTAEKKIEMLFVDPEYFGKSLGKTLIRYALENKEIDEVDVNEQNEKALKFYQYIGFEVIARDEFDSMGNHFPILHMRIKKMA; translated from the coding sequence ATGGTTTTTAAAGCAGACAAAAAGAATTATAAAGAATTAGAAGAAATATGGGAAAGGTCTGTAAGAGCTACCCATGATTTTCTTACTGAAAAAAATATAGTAGATATAAGGAAAGAAATTCCTTTATATTTTGAGGCAGTAGAAATATACTATACTAAAAATTATGATGGGAAAATAACTGGATTTATAGGAACAGCAGAGAAAAAAATAGAAATGCTTTTTGTAGATCCGGAATATTTTGGAAAGTCTTTAGGAAAAACTCTTATTAGGTATGCCTTAGAAAATAAAGAAATAGATGAAGTAGATGTAAATGAACAAAATGAAAAAGCTTTAAAATTCTATCAGTACATAGGATTTGAAGTGATAGCAAGAGATGAATTTGATAGTATGGGAAATCACTTTCCAATATTACATATGAGAATAAAAAAGATGGCATAA
- a CDS encoding putative efflux transporter: MDKIKIKSLMSLTVPIFLELLLVNIVGNIDTIMLGKYSDKAVGAVGGISQVLNIQNVIFGFISLATSILIAQYIGARNKKKIKEVISVSVLFNIVLGVLMGLIYFIFWNNILIKIKLPTELIGIGKTYFKLVGGLCVFQAITLTCGAIMKSHGNPKPMLFVNIGVNLLNILGNGMFIFGWFGMPILGATGVGISTVVSRGIGCIVGLIVMMRYCKFKFKKKYLSPFPFNVIKNLLSIGIPTAGENLAWNIGQLMILSMVNALGTSYIASRTYLMLVATFVMTFSISLGQGTAIQVGQLVGAHEPDEAYKKCFKSLKLSIILAFFVTSIVVLFKRNIMGIFTTDPVILEISLKVFPLMILLEVGRVFNIVIINSLHAAGDIKFPMFMGIIFIFIVAVLFSYILGIKLGWGLVGIWIANAADEWCRAIAMLLRWKSRKWESKRFV; the protein is encoded by the coding sequence ATGGATAAAATTAAAATTAAATCACTTATGTCCTTAACTGTACCAATTTTTTTAGAACTTTTATTAGTTAATATTGTGGGAAATATTGATACTATTATGTTGGGAAAATATAGTGATAAAGCTGTTGGAGCTGTTGGTGGTATCAGCCAGGTATTAAATATTCAAAATGTAATATTTGGATTTATATCTCTGGCTACAAGTATTCTCATAGCTCAATATATTGGTGCCAGAAATAAGAAAAAAATTAAAGAAGTTATCAGTGTATCTGTTTTATTTAATATTGTATTAGGTGTTCTTATGGGACTTATTTATTTCATATTTTGGAATAATATTCTTATAAAAATAAAGCTTCCAACAGAGCTTATAGGTATAGGCAAGACTTATTTTAAACTGGTTGGAGGATTGTGTGTATTTCAAGCTATTACTCTTACTTGTGGAGCAATTATGAAAAGTCATGGGAATCCTAAACCTATGCTATTTGTAAATATTGGAGTTAATTTATTAAATATCCTTGGTAATGGTATGTTTATATTTGGATGGTTTGGAATGCCTATACTGGGGGCTACAGGAGTTGGTATATCTACTGTTGTTTCAAGAGGAATAGGATGTATTGTTGGTTTGATAGTTATGATGAGATACTGCAAATTTAAGTTTAAGAAAAAGTATCTTTCTCCATTTCCATTTAATGTAATAAAGAATCTACTTTCCATAGGAATCCCTACAGCTGGAGAAAATCTTGCATGGAATATTGGACAGCTTATGATTTTATCAATGGTAAATGCTCTTGGTACAAGTTATATAGCATCTCGTACTTATCTTATGCTTGTTGCAACTTTTGTAATGACATTTTCCATCTCATTAGGACAAGGAACTGCTATACAAGTAGGTCAATTGGTAGGAGCTCATGAACCTGATGAAGCCTATAAAAAATGCTTCAAGAGCTTAAAGTTATCAATAATTTTAGCTTTTTTTGTCACTTCTATAGTTGTTCTATTTAAAAGAAATATAATGGGAATTTTTACTACTGATCCTGTGATATTAGAAATATCTTTAAAAGTATTTCCATTAATGATATTATTAGAGGTAGGCAGAGTATTTAATATTGTTATTATTAACTCTCTGCATGCTGCTGGAGATATAAAATTTCCAATGTTTATGGGAATAATATTTATTTTTATTGTTGCTGTTCTCTTTTCATATATCTTAGGGATAAAATTAGGATGGGGACTTGTTGGAATCTGGATAGCTAATGCTGCTGATGAATGGTGCAGAGCTATTGCCATGCTGCTTAGATGGAAAAGCAGAAAATGGGAAAGCAAACGTTTTGTGTGA
- a CDS encoding ABC transporter ATP-binding protein, whose translation MIEFVDVNKNFGEYHIIKNLSLKIEKGKITVIIGSSGCGKTTTLKMINKLILPTSGKIYIDGEDISQKDTIKLRRNIGYVIQQTGLFPHMTVKENIELIAKIENIDKNKINLRTKELMKMINLDYATFSERYPLELSGGQQQRVGVARAFALDPGIILMDEPFSAVDPISRKQLQDELIDIQKKLEKTIVFVTHDIQEAIKIADKICLMNNGEIMQYDTPENIIKNPKNDFIREFINI comes from the coding sequence ATGATAGAATTTGTTGATGTAAACAAAAATTTTGGAGAATATCATATAATAAAAAACCTTTCTTTAAAGATAGAAAAAGGTAAAATTACAGTGATAATAGGTTCTAGTGGTTGTGGAAAGACTACAACTTTGAAAATGATAAATAAGCTTATTCTTCCTACTTCAGGAAAAATATATATAGATGGAGAAGATATTTCTCAAAAAGATACTATTAAACTAAGAAGAAATATAGGATATGTTATACAGCAAACTGGACTTTTTCCACATATGACTGTAAAAGAAAATATAGAACTTATTGCTAAAATAGAAAATATAGATAAAAATAAAATAAATCTGAGAACGAAAGAGCTTATGAAAATGATAAATCTTGATTATGCAACATTTTCCGAGAGATATCCTTTAGAACTTAGTGGAGGGCAACAACAGAGAGTGGGAGTAGCTAGAGCTTTTGCTCTTGATCCGGGAATAATACTCATGGATGAGCCTTTTAGTGCTGTTGACCCAATAAGCAGGAAGCAACTGCAGGATGAATTGATAGATATTCAAAAAAAACTTGAGAAGACAATTGTTTTTGTAACCCATGATATTCAAGAAGCAATAAAAATAGCTGATAAAATATGCCTTATGAATAATGGAGAGATAATGCAGTATGATACTCCTGAAAATATTATTAAAAATCCTAAAAATGATTTTATTAGAGAATTTATAAATATTTAA
- a CDS encoding 3-methyladenine DNA glycosylase, with product MILDREFYTRDAVTVAKELLGKVLVKKRGKHLFKGRITEVEAYMGAEDKASHSYNNRRTDRTEVMYKEGGYSYVFLIYGMYNCFNVTVSVKNNPQAVLIRGLEPLDNKELMMAERKVKKEKDISNGPGKLTKALGITKEDNGDDLTKKKNLWIEDDGYIPERITETTRIGIDYAEEDALKPWRFYITNSIYVSKKIEVNKKEAKE from the coding sequence ATGATATTAGATAGAGAATTTTATACAAGAGATGCAGTAACAGTAGCAAAAGAACTTTTAGGAAAAGTATTGGTTAAAAAAAGAGGAAAACATCTTTTTAAAGGGAGAATAACAGAAGTAGAAGCATATATGGGAGCAGAAGATAAAGCAAGTCATTCATATAATAACAGAAGAACGGACAGAACAGAAGTTATGTACAAGGAAGGAGGATATTCCTATGTATTTTTGATATATGGTATGTATAATTGTTTTAATGTAACAGTCTCTGTAAAAAATAATCCTCAAGCAGTTCTCATCAGAGGTTTAGAACCACTTGATAATAAAGAATTAATGATGGCAGAAAGAAAGGTAAAAAAGGAAAAAGATATATCAAATGGACCAGGTAAATTAACAAAAGCATTAGGAATAACCAAAGAAGATAATGGAGATGATTTAACAAAAAAGAAAAATCTCTGGATAGAAGATGATGGATATATTCCTGAAAGAATAACTGAAACTACAAGAATAGGTATAGATTATGCAGAAGAAGATGCTTTAAAACCATGGAGATTTTATATAACAAATAGTATATATGTATCTAAAAAAATTGAGGTAAATAAAAAAGAAGCTAAAGAATAA
- a CDS encoding putative diguanylate cyclase, giving the protein MYNAILKILYPNNSLIDAAMKSLKGREHFNYSLVKYDNLVIDDIKESNILILFYSTEFDIKKLKESINSNIILIFILEHSSLADNHALFNFANDIWFSPISEQEVLFRMEKIIDSIKLRKEKLLAENYLNTLINSIPDMVWFKDNNGIHLKVNDAFCNIIGKTKENIEGKDHFAIWDIPKPEYEKGGYICMESEEDVRKAGKTILLYEKVKNRKGFRRLNTYKSPLYDEDGKMMGTVGIAHDITDLENIDIELQLIINTMQFAILICNAEGKIINVNNKFVEYFKIEKNIIVKQIYYEWLKSNLSQITSMNKNGYFECHNYIQSKLQVLECHEEIILDTFQKNMGKLCIFRDITKERELENQLLHSSNTDYLTGLYNRRYLYEYMKQFDKVKQITILYMDLDNFKSINDIYGHQVGDEILVLTSSIIKKNFPNELNARIGGDEFLMVSLKPWSIEDIKKKASLLIEDLKKAPLGISLSSSIGITTAYDIVIDFDALIKQSDIALYEAKKRGKSQIYFLPT; this is encoded by the coding sequence ATGTACAATGCAATTTTAAAAATTTTGTACCCAAATAACTCTCTAATTGATGCAGCAATGAAGAGCTTAAAAGGGAGAGAACACTTTAATTACAGTTTAGTAAAATATGACAATCTAGTAATTGATGATATTAAGGAAAGCAATATACTTATACTTTTTTATTCTACTGAATTCGATATTAAAAAATTAAAAGAATCAATAAATTCCAATATAATACTGATTTTTATTTTAGAGCATAGCAGTCTTGCTGATAATCATGCTCTTTTTAATTTTGCAAATGATATATGGTTTTCTCCTATATCTGAACAAGAAGTACTATTTAGAATGGAAAAAATAATTGATAGCATAAAACTGCGAAAAGAAAAATTATTAGCAGAAAACTATTTGAATACATTAATAAATAGTATTCCTGATATGGTTTGGTTTAAAGATAATAATGGAATCCATTTGAAAGTAAATGATGCCTTTTGCAATATTATAGGTAAAACAAAAGAAAATATTGAAGGAAAAGATCATTTTGCTATTTGGGACATCCCAAAACCTGAATATGAAAAAGGTGGCTATATCTGTATGGAGAGTGAAGAAGATGTCCGTAAAGCTGGAAAAACCATACTGCTATATGAAAAAGTTAAAAATAGAAAAGGATTTCGTCGTTTAAATACATATAAATCTCCTTTATATGATGAAGATGGTAAAATGATGGGAACTGTAGGAATAGCTCACGATATTACTGATCTTGAAAATATTGATATAGAACTACAACTTATTATTAATACTATGCAATTTGCAATATTAATTTGCAATGCAGAAGGAAAAATAATTAATGTCAATAATAAATTTGTTGAATATTTCAAAATCGAAAAAAATATTATTGTAAAACAAATTTATTATGAATGGTTAAAATCAAATTTATCTCAAATAACATCAATGAATAAAAATGGATATTTCGAATGTCATAATTATATCCAATCAAAACTTCAAGTATTAGAGTGCCATGAAGAAATTATTTTAGATACATTTCAAAAAAATATGGGAAAATTATGTATTTTTCGAGATATAACAAAAGAAAGAGAATTAGAAAATCAACTTCTTCATAGTTCTAATACTGATTATCTAACAGGATTATATAATCGGCGTTATTTATATGAATATATGAAACAATTTGATAAAGTAAAACAAATTACTATTTTATATATGGATCTTGATAATTTTAAATCTATCAATGATATATATGGACATCAAGTAGGAGATGAGATATTAGTACTTACTTCCTCTATTATTAAGAAAAATTTTCCTAATGAATTGAATGCACGTATTGGTGGAGATGAATTTTTAATGGTTTCATTAAAGCCATGGAGCATAGAAGATATCAAAAAAAAAGCTTCTCTTTTAATAGAAGACTTAAAAAAAGCTCCTTTAGGAATTTCTCTAAGCTCTAGTATTGGTATTACAACAGCTTATGATATAGTTATTGATTTTGATGCTCTTATTAAACAAAGTGATATAGCTTTATATGAAGCAAAAAAGAGAGGAAAATCCCAAATTTATTTTCTTCCAACCTAA